In one Actinomyces trachealis genomic region, the following are encoded:
- the clpS gene encoding ATP-dependent Clp protease adapter ClpS, with product MLERPQITHRWCTVVHDDPVNTMSYVTWVFRSYFGFSRTVAHARMLEVHMRGRAVVSKGARERMEVDVSAMHSYGLRATIEPLGADDDATPDGTGA from the coding sequence CTGCTTGAGCGGCCCCAGATCACCCACCGGTGGTGCACAGTAGTCCACGATGATCCCGTAAACACCATGAGCTACGTGACTTGGGTGTTCCGCTCCTACTTCGGCTTCTCTCGCACGGTGGCGCACGCCCGCATGCTGGAGGTGCACATGCGGGGCCGCGCCGTCGTCTCCAAAGGGGCTCGTGAGCGCATGGAGGTGGACGTGTCCGCCATGCACTCCTACGGCCTGCGCGCCACGATAGAGCCGCTGGGGGCAGACGACGATGCCACCCCGGACGGAACGGGAGCCTGA
- a CDS encoding nicotinate phosphoribosyltransferase, with protein MTSLNGPGLSSTALLTDMYELTMLQGALHVGTAERRSVFELFGRTLPPSRRFGVVAGTGRLLDAVESFTFTDQQIDFLHRTGVVDDTTLDYLRGYHFTGTIHGYAEGECYFSSSPLLTVEGTFAEACILETLALSIYNYDCAVASAASRMTIAAHGRPCVDFGARRANEHAAVAAARASIVGGFVGTSDLEAGMRYGIPTVGTSAHSFTLLHDSEEEAFAAQVACLGPGTTILVDTYDIATGVERAVKAARAAGGELGAVRLDSGDLVAEAFKVRAQLDALGATTTRITVTNDLDEYAIAGLGAAPVDSYGVGTKLVTGSGRPTAALVYKLVERMGSNGEMEEVAKFSSGGKATLGGRKWAGRVLDDQGRACEELIVSAKSQGEALAALKEAGARPLQVELVRGGVVVEEHRGTEALQAAAERHRTARAELPYDGWRLSEGEPAIPTRHVDLDGREPRRG; from the coding sequence ATGACATCCCTTAACGGCCCCGGCCTGTCCAGCACCGCTCTCCTGACCGATATGTACGAGCTGACCATGCTCCAGGGGGCACTGCACGTCGGCACCGCCGAGCGCCGCAGCGTCTTTGAGCTGTTCGGACGCACCCTCCCCCCCTCCCGCCGCTTCGGTGTGGTGGCAGGCACCGGTCGTCTCCTGGACGCGGTGGAGTCCTTCACCTTCACCGATCAGCAGATTGACTTCCTGCACCGCACCGGCGTCGTCGATGACACCACACTGGACTACCTGCGCGGCTACCACTTCACGGGTACGATTCACGGCTACGCCGAGGGCGAGTGCTACTTCTCCAGTTCCCCGCTGCTCACGGTGGAAGGCACCTTCGCTGAGGCCTGCATACTAGAGACTCTGGCACTGAGCATCTATAACTACGACTGCGCCGTCGCCTCCGCCGCCTCCCGCATGACGATCGCCGCCCACGGGCGCCCCTGCGTAGACTTTGGCGCCCGGCGCGCCAACGAGCACGCGGCTGTGGCTGCCGCCCGAGCCTCGATCGTGGGCGGTTTCGTGGGCACCAGTGACCTGGAAGCCGGCATGCGCTACGGCATCCCGACCGTGGGTACCTCCGCACACTCCTTCACCCTGCTGCACGACTCTGAGGAGGAGGCCTTTGCAGCGCAGGTGGCCTGCTTGGGTCCGGGCACCACGATCCTGGTTGACACCTATGACATCGCCACCGGGGTGGAGCGGGCCGTCAAGGCTGCCCGGGCTGCTGGCGGCGAGCTAGGTGCGGTGCGCCTGGACTCTGGTGACCTGGTGGCGGAAGCCTTCAAGGTGCGCGCGCAACTGGACGCCCTGGGGGCGACGACGACGCGCATCACCGTCACCAATGACCTGGACGAGTACGCAATCGCTGGTCTGGGTGCGGCCCCGGTTGACTCCTACGGCGTGGGCACCAAGCTGGTGACTGGTTCTGGCCGTCCGACGGCGGCGCTGGTCTACAAGCTGGTGGAGCGCATGGGCAGCAACGGTGAGATGGAGGAGGTCGCCAAGTTCTCCTCCGGCGGCAAAGCCACCTTGGGCGGCCGCAAGTGGGCGGGCCGTGTGCTCGACGACCAGGGCCGTGCTTGTGAGGAGCTGATTGTCTCCGCTAAGAGCCAGGGGGAGGCTTTGGCGGCACTCAAGGAGGCTGGTGCACGCCCGCTGCAGGTGGAACTGGTGCGTGGCGGCGTCGTGGTTGAAGAGCACCGTGGGACTGAGGCGCTGCAGGCGGCGGCTGAGCGCCACCGCACCGCCCGCGCTGAACTGCCTTATGACGGTTGGCGTCTGAGCGAGGGCGAGCCAGCCATCCCGACGCGCCATGTTGACCTGGATGGTCGCGAGCCCCGCCGCGGCTGA
- a CDS encoding DEAD/DEAH box helicase — MTPARNSQVRSNPHQPSIFAAENLPPAYPQRAAWGTTRPLRAWQAAALERYLHDLPQDFLAVATPGAGKTTFALRIAAELLSAGEVHKVTIVCPTEHLKFQWAEAAARVGIQVDPSYTNSQGALGSRYDGVAVTYAQVAANANLHRARTSAARTLVILDEIHHGGDALSWGDAIREAFTPARKRLALTGTPFRSDTSPIPFVTYTEDSAGSRRSKADYTYGYSEALRDGVVRPVMFMTYSGQMRWRTKAGDELAARLGEPLTKDLESQAWRTALAPDGQWIPAVLAAADQRLTEVRRQVPDAGGLVIASDQASARAYAAKLRAITGQTPTVVLSDDSGASSRIESFSASQDRWMVAVRMVSEGVDVPRLAVGVYATSTSTPLFFAQAVGRFVRSRARGETASVFLPSVTPLLALAGEMEVQRDHVLNAPKKDDGAFSHPEDRLLAEANKTEQASDDLFGAFEAMNSTAEFDRVLFDGGEFGTGAMVGSVEEQEYLGLPGLLSPEEVTTLLRQRQDAQIKASKREMAAAAQRRANSGLDDARRRVAARKELSQLVSAWARRSGQPHGVVHNELRRVCGGPEVAQASTEEIEKRVRTLRRWFVGKR, encoded by the coding sequence GTGACCCCGGCCCGCAACAGCCAGGTACGCAGCAACCCCCACCAACCCTCCATCTTCGCGGCGGAGAACCTCCCCCCGGCCTACCCCCAACGCGCCGCCTGGGGCACCACCAGGCCCTTACGCGCCTGGCAGGCCGCCGCCTTGGAGCGCTACCTGCATGACCTGCCCCAAGATTTCCTGGCCGTCGCCACCCCCGGCGCCGGTAAAACGACCTTCGCGCTGCGTATCGCCGCCGAGCTGCTCAGTGCTGGAGAGGTCCACAAGGTCACGATAGTGTGTCCCACCGAGCACCTTAAGTTCCAGTGGGCTGAGGCCGCAGCACGCGTCGGCATCCAGGTTGACCCCTCTTACACCAACTCCCAAGGTGCCCTCGGCTCCCGCTACGACGGCGTCGCCGTCACCTACGCCCAGGTGGCGGCCAACGCCAACCTCCACCGCGCCCGCACCAGCGCCGCCCGCACCCTGGTGATCCTGGACGAGATCCACCACGGCGGGGACGCACTGAGCTGGGGTGACGCCATCCGGGAGGCCTTCACCCCAGCCCGCAAGCGCCTAGCCCTGACCGGCACGCCCTTCCGCTCAGACACCTCACCCATCCCCTTCGTCACCTACACAGAGGACTCCGCAGGCAGCAGACGCTCCAAAGCCGACTACACCTACGGCTACTCCGAGGCCCTGCGCGACGGCGTGGTGCGCCCCGTCATGTTCATGACCTACTCCGGCCAGATGCGCTGGCGCACTAAAGCGGGGGACGAGCTGGCTGCCCGCCTAGGAGAACCCCTCACCAAAGACCTGGAGTCCCAGGCCTGGCGCACCGCCCTGGCCCCTGACGGACAGTGGATTCCCGCCGTACTGGCCGCAGCTGACCAGCGCCTGACTGAGGTGCGCCGCCAAGTCCCCGATGCTGGCGGCCTGGTGATCGCCTCCGACCAGGCTTCCGCCCGCGCCTACGCCGCCAAGCTGCGCGCCATCACCGGGCAGACGCCCACCGTGGTCCTCTCCGACGACTCTGGGGCCTCCAGCCGCATCGAGTCCTTCTCCGCCTCCCAGGACCGTTGGATGGTGGCTGTACGCATGGTCTCCGAGGGGGTGGACGTGCCCCGCCTAGCCGTGGGCGTCTACGCCACCTCCACCTCCACGCCGCTGTTCTTCGCCCAGGCTGTGGGACGATTTGTGCGCTCGCGGGCCCGAGGTGAGACGGCCAGTGTCTTCCTGCCCTCTGTCACGCCGCTGCTGGCTCTGGCCGGCGAGATGGAGGTTCAACGCGACCACGTCCTAAACGCCCCCAAGAAGGACGACGGCGCCTTCAGCCACCCCGAGGATCGCTTGCTCGCCGAGGCTAACAAGACTGAGCAGGCCTCCGACGATCTCTTTGGTGCTTTTGAGGCCATGAACTCCACTGCGGAGTTTGACCGCGTGCTTTTTGACGGTGGTGAGTTCGGCACTGGTGCGATGGTCGGCTCCGTGGAGGAGCAGGAGTACCTGGGGCTGCCCGGATTGTTGTCCCCGGAGGAAGTCACCACCCTGCTGCGCCAACGCCAGGACGCCCAGATCAAAGCTTCCAAGCGTGAGATGGCCGCCGCTGCGCAGCGCCGCGCCAATTCCGGGCTTGACGACGCCCGCCGCCGGGTTGCGGCGCGCAAGGAACTCTCCCAGCTGGTATCTGCCTGGGCCCGCCGTTCCGGCCAACCCCACGGCGTCGTCCACAACGAGTTGCGGCGCGTATGCGGAGGCCCTGAGGTGGCGCAGGCGTCTACCGAGGAGATCGAGAAGCGTGTGCGCACGCTGCGCCGCTGGTTCGTGGGCAAGCGCTGA
- a CDS encoding DUF3039 domain-containing protein, whose translation MTAPRLSSKSAHPGARATSGPNRPQSPSAPSTEPTQGVGTAVLEREELQHTDDGDADRFAHYVRKDKIAAAAVTGRPVVALCGKVWTPGRDPSKYPVCPTCKAIYEEMSGRGEGSDSRSPFKNPFRRDGK comes from the coding sequence ATGACCGCACCTCGCCTCAGCAGCAAGAGTGCCCACCCGGGCGCGCGCGCCACGAGCGGCCCCAACAGGCCACAGTCGCCAAGTGCTCCCAGCACCGAGCCAACCCAGGGGGTGGGCACCGCCGTGCTGGAGCGCGAGGAACTGCAGCACACTGACGACGGCGACGCCGACCGCTTTGCCCACTACGTGCGCAAGGACAAGATCGCTGCAGCCGCAGTCACCGGGCGTCCCGTCGTCGCCTTATGCGGCAAGGTCTGGACCCCCGGAAGGGACCCGTCCAAGTACCCCGTCTGCCCCACCTGCAAAGCCATCTATGAGGAGATGAGCGGCAGAGGTGAAGGCTCTGACTCGCGCTCGCCCTTCAAGAACCCATTTAGGCGGGACGGTAAGTGA
- the nagB gene encoding glucosamine-6-phosphate deaminase produces MELVILDTDEEIAERAADVIEALIQAKPNAVLGTATGSSPLPLYDELARRCKEGRISFKQVKGFMLDEYVGLPEGHPERYATFMERNLRSRIDMPQGALQGPDALREDLQAACDEYEAKMAESGYCDLQILGIGADGHIGFNEPGGPLDSSTHIDTLTEKTRSDNARFFDGDIDQVPTHCITQGLGTIMKARKLVLIATGENKAEAIHQLIEGKVSAEWPATVMQDHADALVLVDRAAASKLTGKH; encoded by the coding sequence GTGGAGCTTGTCATTCTGGACACTGATGAAGAGATCGCCGAGCGTGCCGCTGACGTCATCGAGGCGCTGATCCAGGCCAAGCCGAATGCGGTGCTGGGCACTGCCACTGGTTCCTCTCCGCTGCCGCTCTACGATGAACTGGCCCGCCGCTGTAAAGAGGGGCGTATCTCCTTCAAGCAGGTCAAGGGATTCATGCTGGACGAGTACGTTGGCCTACCCGAGGGTCACCCTGAACGCTATGCCACCTTCATGGAGCGCAACCTCCGCTCCCGTATTGACATGCCCCAGGGCGCCCTTCAGGGCCCTGACGCCCTGCGCGAAGACCTGCAGGCAGCCTGCGACGAGTACGAGGCCAAGATGGCTGAGTCCGGTTACTGCGACCTGCAGATCCTTGGTATCGGCGCTGATGGGCACATCGGCTTTAACGAGCCCGGCGGCCCACTGGACTCCTCAACCCACATCGACACCCTCACTGAGAAGACCCGCTCGGACAACGCCCGCTTCTTCGACGGCGACATTGACCAGGTCCCCACCCACTGCATCACCCAAGGCCTGGGCACCATCATGAAGGCCCGCAAGCTCGTACTGATCGCCACCGGTGAGAACAAGGCTGAGGCCATCCACCAGCTCATCGAGGGCAAGGTCAGCGCCGAGTGGCCGGCCACCGTCATGCAGGACCACGCCGACGCACTGGTCCTGGTTGACCGCGCCGCCGCCTCCAAGCTCACCGGCAAGCACTGA
- a CDS encoding transporter has protein sequence MATTLIKLRWRLTANALRNNIWAVIGTTLGAVYGFGFLVALVSGAVSLGAKAPQHMGMVLTLLGAVTVLGWCLVPMLFTGVDSTLDPRAMAAWIAPSQKLSIGLVAASATGIPGVVTGAAFVLPALTWAVAGHPASALLAVVLAPVALATCVLASRVLVIGSGVSTSRRGRDLMALLGVLVLLVASQLPFFLNLWLDSRTLGLGHLGNAARILGWTPLGWAFFAPAKLAAGHVLSAVLLTLGAVALPVLLLLVWERVLTQVMTGRSARSGSRSRITFGQAAPTPQTASAQATRTDAVGAAEPLLWHRRLAQIVPSPAAAVAARCLRYWRSDPRYLAQGAALLLVPPLLVGVALANTLRVRASAELGEGAITFNLALGHAPNLLLGLAPAVALIGGWALHNDLGFDSTAQWMHLSAGLSGRHDRLGRVVGLMVWLLPILVLLLGVLSVWTGRWDMAPAVLGVTLAVLGCALAWSSITSVLLPYETNAPGESPMHSRTSGMALVVSLVQLAGVGLISLAACPTAIGFVAIAAYGAWAWGWLLLLAGALWGLAALWLGVRVGGALLEQRWVRVLTTVRGWPGHAESR, from the coding sequence ATGGCTACGACCCTCATCAAACTGAGGTGGCGCCTGACGGCGAACGCGTTACGCAACAACATCTGGGCCGTGATTGGTACGACTTTGGGTGCCGTCTATGGCTTCGGGTTCCTGGTGGCATTGGTGTCCGGTGCCGTAAGCCTGGGGGCTAAGGCGCCGCAGCACATGGGCATGGTCCTGACTCTCCTAGGGGCAGTTACCGTGCTCGGCTGGTGCTTAGTGCCAATGCTGTTTACCGGAGTGGACTCAACCCTGGACCCGCGCGCGATGGCCGCCTGGATCGCCCCTTCACAGAAGCTGAGCATCGGGCTGGTCGCTGCGAGTGCCACCGGGATCCCCGGGGTCGTCACCGGCGCTGCCTTCGTGCTGCCAGCCCTCACCTGGGCCGTAGCAGGACACCCCGCCTCAGCGCTGCTCGCTGTGGTGCTAGCTCCGGTCGCCCTAGCCACCTGTGTGCTGGCCTCTCGGGTGTTGGTGATCGGCAGCGGCGTTTCCACCAGCCGTCGAGGCCGGGACCTCATGGCCTTGCTTGGCGTACTGGTGCTCCTTGTGGCCTCCCAGCTGCCGTTCTTCCTGAACCTCTGGTTGGACTCCCGTACCCTGGGGCTTGGCCACCTGGGTAACGCTGCCCGTATACTCGGTTGGACGCCCCTAGGCTGGGCCTTCTTCGCTCCGGCCAAGCTAGCCGCAGGGCACGTGCTGTCTGCTGTCTTGCTGACCCTGGGCGCTGTGGCCCTGCCGGTCCTCCTACTGCTGGTTTGGGAACGGGTCCTCACCCAGGTAATGACTGGCCGCAGTGCGCGCAGCGGCTCGCGCAGCCGCATCACATTCGGTCAGGCCGCGCCTACTCCCCAGACTGCTAGTGCACAGGCTACGCGGACCGACGCCGTCGGTGCTGCGGAACCACTGCTCTGGCACCGGCGCTTGGCGCAGATCGTGCCCTCACCGGCGGCCGCTGTGGCTGCGCGTTGCCTGCGGTACTGGCGCTCGGACCCCCGATACCTAGCCCAGGGTGCTGCGCTGCTCCTTGTCCCGCCGCTGCTGGTGGGGGTGGCCCTGGCGAATACGCTGCGTGTCAGGGCATCTGCAGAGCTGGGGGAGGGGGCGATCACTTTCAACCTTGCCCTTGGACATGCTCCCAACCTGCTGCTGGGGCTGGCGCCGGCAGTGGCACTCATTGGTGGCTGGGCGCTGCACAATGACTTAGGATTCGACTCCACTGCCCAGTGGATGCACCTGTCAGCGGGCCTGAGCGGGCGCCATGATCGCCTCGGGCGGGTGGTCGGCCTGATGGTATGGCTTCTGCCGATCCTCGTGCTGCTGCTAGGCGTCCTGAGTGTGTGGACCGGGCGGTGGGACATGGCTCCCGCTGTCCTGGGGGTGACACTGGCCGTGCTGGGATGTGCACTCGCCTGGTCCTCGATCACTAGCGTCCTGCTGCCATATGAGACCAATGCACCGGGGGAGAGCCCCATGCACTCACGCACCTCCGGCATGGCCTTGGTCGTGAGCCTGGTACAGCTGGCTGGGGTGGGGCTGATCTCGCTGGCCGCCTGCCCGACGGCAATCGGCTTTGTGGCGATTGCAGCCTATGGGGCCTGGGCCTGGGGCTGGTTGCTGCTACTGGCAGGTGCTTTGTGGGGCCTGGCGGCCCTGTGGCTGGGCGTGCGAGTAGGCGGAGCCCTACTTGAGCAGCGGTGGGTGCGGGTGCTCACCACGGTGCGTGGTTGGCCTGGCCATGCGGAGAGCCGCTGA
- a CDS encoding ABC transporter ATP-binding protein has product MSQIGAPSSPAPLPPGEVAPAVEPSAPALAMRGLCKAFGSKIAVNMLNLDVPTGSVYGVVGPNGAGKTTTLSMATGLLLPDQGTAFVHGVDVWAQPAQAKARLGVLPDGTRTFDRLSGAELVSYSGLLRGMERQTVLARTKQLLEVLGLNDTGDKLVADYSAGMRKKVNLACALVHSPSVLVLDEPFEAVDPVSAQTIQAILQDFAKSGGTVVISSHVMATVQRFCTHVAVIAAGRVLAAGTTMEVAAGQDLDVRFAQLVGGPTQHEELSWLRPSSN; this is encoded by the coding sequence ATGAGCCAAATAGGTGCCCCCAGTTCACCAGCCCCGCTACCACCAGGTGAAGTCGCCCCTGCCGTAGAACCTAGCGCACCAGCACTGGCTATGCGTGGCCTGTGCAAGGCCTTCGGCTCCAAGATTGCCGTCAACATGCTCAACCTGGACGTGCCCACCGGGTCGGTCTACGGCGTCGTCGGACCCAACGGTGCAGGTAAAACCACCACCCTGTCCATGGCCACCGGCCTGCTCCTGCCAGACCAGGGCACAGCCTTCGTGCACGGCGTGGACGTCTGGGCTCAGCCAGCCCAGGCCAAGGCCCGCCTGGGTGTCCTGCCTGACGGCACGCGCACCTTCGACCGGCTCAGCGGCGCCGAACTCGTCTCCTACTCTGGCCTGCTGCGAGGCATGGAGCGACAGACAGTGCTCGCACGCACCAAGCAGCTGCTGGAGGTGCTCGGACTCAATGACACCGGAGACAAGCTCGTGGCTGACTACTCCGCAGGCATGCGCAAGAAGGTAAACCTGGCCTGCGCGCTGGTCCACTCGCCCTCCGTGCTCGTGCTGGACGAGCCCTTCGAAGCCGTGGACCCCGTCTCCGCCCAAACCATCCAGGCCATCCTCCAAGACTTCGCCAAGTCAGGCGGCACCGTGGTCATCTCCAGCCACGTCATGGCCACCGTGCAACGCTTCTGCACCCACGTCGCGGTCATCGCCGCCGGACGCGTCCTGGCCGCAGGCACCACCATGGAGGTTGCGGCTGGGCAGGACCTGGACGTCCGCTTCGCCCAACTCGTGGGCGGCCCCACCCAGCACGAGGAGCTCTCATGGCTACGACCCTCATCAAACTGA
- a CDS encoding HU family DNA-binding protein, whose translation MSVNRTELIAAIADKAGLTKTQADAFLSAFQDVLVSSVKKGEAVKITGLMGVERVKRAARTGRNPRTGEEIKIPAGYGVKLTVGSALKKAVSGDK comes from the coding sequence ATGTCCGTCAACCGCACTGAGCTGATTGCCGCCATCGCCGACAAGGCCGGCCTCACCAAGACCCAGGCTGACGCCTTCCTCAGCGCCTTCCAGGACGTCCTGGTCTCCAGCGTCAAGAAGGGCGAGGCCGTCAAGATCACGGGCCTCATGGGTGTCGAGCGCGTCAAGCGCGCCGCCCGCACTGGCCGCAATCCCCGCACCGGTGAAGAGATCAAGATTCCAGCTGGCTACGGCGTCAAGCTGACCGTCGGCTCCGCCCTCAAGAAGGCCGTCTCCGGCGACAAGTGA
- a CDS encoding N-acetylmannosamine-6-phosphate 2-epimerase: protein MSNKNAVLKQLRGGLIASAQAYPGEPMRDPRTMDEVAQACVIGGAVGIRAQGLADLALINQHVQVPVIGLWKDGHDGVFITPTLTHAIAVAATGSQIVALDGTRRPRPDGLTLAQTVEGLRQARPETIIMADCGSADDARAAQDAGVDILGTTLAGYTGERPKTDGPDLELVDAIKVFAELPLVVEGRIHTPAQATQAMEHGAFAVVVGTAITHPTSITKWFVEAVKAGNQN, encoded by the coding sequence ATGAGCAACAAGAACGCCGTCCTCAAGCAACTGCGCGGTGGCCTGATCGCCTCCGCCCAGGCCTATCCTGGCGAGCCCATGCGCGACCCGCGCACCATGGATGAGGTTGCACAGGCCTGCGTCATTGGCGGCGCCGTCGGTATTCGTGCCCAGGGCCTAGCTGACCTGGCCCTCATCAATCAGCACGTGCAGGTGCCCGTAATCGGCCTGTGGAAGGACGGGCACGACGGTGTCTTCATCACTCCCACCCTGACCCACGCTATTGCTGTGGCCGCCACTGGCAGCCAGATCGTGGCCCTGGACGGTACCCGTCGCCCTCGTCCCGACGGTCTCACCCTGGCCCAGACGGTGGAGGGCCTGCGCCAGGCCCGCCCCGAGACCATCATCATGGCCGACTGTGGTAGCGCCGACGACGCCCGCGCCGCGCAGGACGCCGGAGTGGACATCCTGGGCACCACCCTGGCTGGTTACACCGGCGAGCGCCCCAAGACCGATGGCCCCGACCTGGAGCTAGTTGACGCGATCAAGGTTTTCGCTGAACTGCCCCTAGTGGTTGAGGGACGCATCCACACCCCCGCGCAGGCCACTCAAGCCATGGAACACGGGGCTTTCGCAGTGGTTGTGGGCACTGCGATCACCCACCCGACCTCCATCACCAAATGGTTCGTTGAGGCCGTCAAGGCTGGCAACCAGAACTAA
- a CDS encoding ROK family protein → MIETVNASTALVGVDLGGTKIAAALVGPDGALLGPVSSCPTPAHDGPEAMLDAIAKLIIKVVQAGTNDAPNTAVEPIAVGIGAAGVIDPTTGTVVSSTDAITDWPGTKISQSVSQRLAEAGISDGKPLHVHVDNDVNAYAAGEAWLGAGAGADSALVVAVGTGVGGAVVLGGRVHHGAHFLAGEMGHMPSGIAAEETCTCGRLGHLESVAAGPQIARRYREATGNTEVTTALAVERLADAGDATAQRIYHEAAVALGQAIAAVATVLDPHKIIISGGLARSGGLWWGPLRETVRNELVDLVAKDLELVPAVLGTNAPIIGASHEAWLTLPKQV, encoded by the coding sequence GTGATTGAAACAGTCAACGCCAGCACCGCTCTTGTCGGGGTCGACCTCGGCGGCACGAAGATCGCTGCCGCCCTGGTCGGCCCCGACGGGGCTCTGCTCGGACCTGTCTCCTCCTGCCCGACCCCCGCCCACGATGGCCCTGAAGCGATGCTCGACGCCATCGCCAAGCTGATCATCAAGGTGGTCCAGGCCGGAACCAACGACGCGCCTAACACTGCGGTGGAGCCTATCGCCGTCGGCATCGGCGCCGCAGGGGTCATCGACCCCACCACCGGAACCGTCGTCTCCTCCACTGACGCCATAACCGACTGGCCCGGCACCAAGATTTCCCAAAGTGTCTCCCAACGCCTCGCAGAGGCAGGCATAAGCGATGGCAAGCCCCTCCACGTGCATGTCGACAACGATGTCAACGCCTACGCCGCCGGTGAAGCCTGGCTTGGCGCCGGTGCAGGCGCTGACAGCGCCCTGGTAGTAGCCGTAGGCACAGGCGTGGGCGGCGCCGTCGTCCTCGGGGGCCGCGTGCACCACGGGGCGCACTTTCTCGCCGGTGAGATGGGGCATATGCCCTCCGGCATCGCCGCTGAGGAGACCTGCACCTGCGGACGCCTTGGGCACCTTGAGTCCGTGGCTGCTGGGCCGCAGATCGCCCGCCGCTACCGGGAAGCCACCGGCAACACGGAGGTGACCACGGCCCTGGCCGTTGAGCGCCTAGCCGACGCCGGGGACGCCACCGCGCAGCGTATCTACCATGAGGCCGCTGTGGCCCTCGGGCAGGCGATCGCGGCCGTTGCTACCGTGCTCGATCCCCACAAGATCATCATTTCCGGCGGGCTCGCCCGCTCCGGGGGACTCTGGTGGGGGCCCCTGCGCGAGACCGTGCGCAACGAACTCGTGGACCTTGTGGCAAAGGACCTTGAGCTGGTACCGGCTGTGCTTGGCACCAACGCCCCAATCATCGGCGCCTCCCACGAGGCCTGGCTCACCCTGCCAAAGCAGGTATGA
- a CDS encoding dihydrodipicolinate synthase family protein codes for MDTRFTGVIPPVVTPFKDGEIDFESLDKVVDFLIDNGMNGLFVGGSSGEVAYLTDAQRDAVAERVIKRTADRVPVLVGVIETTSARVIEQAKRAEALGADAIVATCPFYAINDMAEIEDHFRAIAAATSLPLFAYDVPVRLNGKKLAAEMLVKLGTEGVVAGVKDSSGNDVAFRRLVQLNEKAGHPLVLLTGHECVVDGMLLGGGDGVVPGYGNVEPRAYADMWAAAQAKDWEEARRIQDGINEGFEIVFVPQGRSGDATGIGAFKTVMEAQGTIATNEMAFPVKALAGETKEGVLAIARERGLI; via the coding sequence ATGGACACCCGCTTTACCGGCGTCATCCCCCCCGTTGTCACCCCCTTTAAGGATGGTGAGATCGACTTCGAGTCCCTCGACAAGGTCGTCGACTTCCTCATCGACAACGGTATGAACGGCCTCTTCGTCGGTGGCTCCTCCGGCGAGGTCGCCTACCTCACTGACGCCCAGCGCGACGCCGTCGCCGAGCGCGTCATCAAGCGCACCGCAGACCGGGTCCCGGTCCTCGTCGGCGTCATCGAGACCACCAGCGCCCGCGTCATCGAGCAGGCCAAGCGCGCCGAGGCCCTCGGGGCCGACGCCATCGTCGCCACCTGCCCCTTCTACGCCATCAACGACATGGCGGAGATCGAGGACCACTTCCGCGCCATCGCCGCCGCCACCAGCCTGCCCCTCTTCGCCTACGACGTCCCCGTGCGCCTCAACGGCAAGAAGCTCGCCGCCGAGATGCTCGTCAAGCTCGGCACCGAGGGCGTCGTCGCTGGCGTCAAGGACTCCTCCGGCAACGACGTCGCCTTCCGCCGCCTCGTCCAGCTCAACGAGAAGGCCGGCCACCCGCTCGTCCTGCTCACCGGCCACGAGTGCGTCGTCGACGGCATGCTCCTGGGGGGCGGCGACGGCGTCGTCCCCGGCTACGGCAACGTCGAGCCCCGCGCCTACGCCGACATGTGGGCCGCCGCCCAGGCCAAGGACTGGGAGGAGGCCCGCCGCATCCAGGACGGCATCAACGAGGGCTTCGAGATCGTCTTCGTGCCGCAGGGCCGTTCCGGCGACGCCACGGGCATCGGCGCCTTCAAGACCGTCATGGAGGCCCAGGGCACCATCGCCACCAACGAGATGGCCTTCCCGGTCAAGGCCCTGGCGGGCGAGACCAAGGAGGGCGTCCTCGCGATCGCTCGCGAGCGGGGCCTCATCTGA